Below is a genomic region from Bacteroidota bacterium.
AAATCACACAAATAATGATTATGGCTGTTATGTCCTTTGCTAAAAGCTTCAAAATCTTTGTACTCCATTAAAATCTTACAAGCCTCATTCATTAAGTTAATGTCATATTTTTCAAAAACCAAAGTTGCCATATTCTGCAAAAATGGATTTTTACCTTTGCTTAAAAGATATTCATAAGACCTGCTAAGAGCATCAAATCTTGCATGAATACTTTTTTTGTCATTAGCATACATTTTTTTTATAGAAATATCATTGGGCAAAAACGAATTTAATTTACGCCCAAAACTACCGTTAAGCTTAGCGGTTGAATCAAAATGCATCATGTATTTTTTAGCATGCACTCCTGCATCTGTTCTCCCACAACCATGACAAGTAATTTTTTCATTCAGTAAAATAGAGATATGACGTGTAAGTTCACCCTGCACAGAAATTTGGTTTTTTTGAATTTGCCAACCATGAAATCTTGCACCATTATAAGCTATTTCCAGAAAATAACGATTTTTCATTACTCTTTCTTTTCTCCTTGATATTCAAACAGTACATATCGCAAAAGCTTGTTTCCTTTTTCAAAACGGAATTCTTTTACATTTTTAAATCTCAAATCATTCTCAAGCATCTCATAACTTATACCATTGAATTTTGAATAAAAACTATTCCAAATTACAAGGGATTCTTCTTCAAGAAATTCATCAAATTTTAGCATTTTTACATTTTGATGTTGTTTGGAATTAAAATGGTCAACATCCAATGCAATACTTAAATACGACTGATCATAAAAATATTTATATCCGAAATATTTATCATCAACAAATTTGGCAACTTCTTCTA
It encodes:
- the truA gene encoding tRNA pseudouridine(38-40) synthase TruA, translated to MKNRYFLEIAYNGARFHGWQIQKNQISVQGELTRHISILLNEKITCHGCGRTDAGVHAKKYMMHFDSTAKLNGSFGRKLNSFLPNDISIKKMYANDKKSIHARFDALSRSYEYLLSKGKNPFLQNMATLVFEKYDINLMNEACKILMEYKDFEAFSKGHNSHNHYLCDLHEAKWEENEETIIFKIKSNRFVRSMIRMLSGTMIQVGRKQISLDQFRKIIESKDRTKSGKAMAAHGLYFMDVEYPEGAFSKDLMNRD